The DNA window CCTCTTAGTTGTTGTGGgtggctcttaaaagagcctttggGTAAAGCATCACTGCGATAGTTTACTTTGAGCTGGTGTACTTAGTGACGGCCTTGGTACCCTCAGACACTGCGTGTTTGGCCAACTCTCCGGGCAGCAGAAGGCGCACTGCGGTCTGGATCTCCCTTGAAGAGATGGTGGAACGCTTGTTGTAGTGAGCCAAACGGGAAGACTCACCAGCAATACGCTCGAAAATGTCGTTGACAAATGAATTCATGATCCCCATGGCTTTGGAAGAGATACCAGTGTCAGGATGCACTTGCTTTAAAACCTTGTACACATAGATAGCGTAGCTCTCCTTCCTGGACTTTCTGCGTTTCTTTCCTCCCTTCCCGGCAGTCTTGGTCACTGCTTTCTTTGAACCCTTCTTGGCCACGGACTTCACTTGTTCAGGCATTTCGCACGTTAGAATAAAGAGAACGCGATCCGGTCTCGCAATTCAACTGTCTGCCGAGGGATCTATGCTAATTTACATGCCTTTTTTACCGGTGACGTCAGACAAATTGTCATTGGATGGTGTTTGTTGACGTTACCATTTTCAAAATCTATTGGTTGAATGCGGCGGGTCTGCAAAAATAACTCTCTTTTGAACGCAAGACCACCCATTTTCCCTTCAGACCGTTTGTCATATATTCTTATATttgttaagatagacgtgatCATTAACAGCAGTACGTAgcaacatattaaaataataaaacaatgcactataactgtttatagacaagtttaaacattttaaagcatttgaaatTTAAGCAGgtagttttaatgttgtggctgatcggtgtatgtttttggcGTGTTGTACTTACATGAACAGAACTTAtccgcttcagagaagctttttcctttttttgaatatctttttaaaaagctgaaattgtATTTCTGGTGTTTTTGGGGCGTCAATTTATACTAATCACAAATGTTGTTAACGTGCCTTTGATGTACAATTACTTGGTATCTATCAACATACACAAGGGGATATGAAGAAAGCTGTGTCTTCACCTTATCATAAATCTGGTGAGATCGTTTCCGATCACGCAGacatttgcacacggatttccgATCATGCAGACATTTGCACATGGATTTTCCAAAATACTGATGAGGCCCAGTGTCTTTCTACATTctcgtcttcttcttcttcttcttctcttaatgcttcttcttcttctaataCTTCTAATGCTTCTAATTCTTGTTATCATTATTCTTcctatttttcttctgtttaggATATCTATGGCAGGCCCTAGAACCGTAAggtaaatgttttgaaatttccCACACTGATTGGGGACAGTGCCTTGATTCTTTTCACCAAATAATCTTCACCTCGGGTGCTCCAGTTGAGGCACGTTTGTTCATGTCAGTTTTGAGCCATATGAAGTATCGTTCCATTCCTTGGATTAAATGCATTTGTGTCTAACATCTCCAAACGTATACTGGGGAACAAGACGAATGCCCAACCCTGCCTTTCCCGCCCGCAGTAAAGAAGCCCTAACTGAAGGAGCACTTCTCTCGATTCCACAGAAGATCATCAGATTGCTTACGCACTTGCATATACTCCACATATCAAatggcacaaaacaaaaaagaaattaaggaGTGTGTTGCCTTTTCAAAGGCTATCGATAAATCAAAGATATAACCGAATAAATTCGTTCAGAAATTACTGCTCGCGGAAGAAATAATTCCAAGCGTTATTCAGATCAATATTTCCATTACCTACATTTACGCGCCAACTAGTAAGATGCATCAACAACCAAAAGCACATGGAACATTTTACTGCTCTAACAAGAAGTGAGgtggctcttaaaagagcctttgCCGTTTGGATTGTGTGCTTGCAAACCATCTTAAGCGCGCTCTCCACGAATGCGGCGAGCCAGCTGGATATCCTTGGGCATGATAGTCACTCTCTTGGCATGAATGGCGCACAGATTGGTGTCCTCAAACAGACCAACCAGATAAGCCTCGCTGGCCTCCTGAAGAGCCATCACAGCTGAGCTTTGGAAGCGGAGATCAGTCTTGAAATCCTGAGCGATCTCTCGCACAAGGCGCTGGAACGGCAATTTGCGAATCAAAAGTTCAGTAGACTTTTGATAGCGGCGGATTTCTCGTAAGGCTACAGTACCTGGCCTATAACGATGAGGCTTCTTCACGCCGCCTGTCGCAGGCGCACTCTTACGCGCAGCCTTAGTGGCGAGCTGCTTCCTGGGAGCTTTCCCACCGGTAGATTTACGTGCGGTCTGCTTCGTTCTCGCCATTGATTCCTACTCAATTGTTGTGTTTTAGAATACCTTTATGTCCCCTGACACCAGGCCttaaagcataccacctcagaGCTGATTGGATGGGCTTTCACGGATCCTCATTGGCCCTGATCCTGCATTCATTCCCCGAGCGGATTGTGTCGTTTCTTCAGCATCATGTCACCAAAATTGAAACTTTTCTCTTACTGCCTTGAATTAAATTCAAGTCCAATTCAGTCCAATATCGTCTccaatatatattacattacattattggcaaatatatatatattatattattttgtatcACCAGCCTTGCACGAATTGACGGGCAACAACTGTGACCAGATGCAAACAGTCAAAATGCGGTTAAAGATTGATAATGTgcattcttattcttattaattCACGACTCTGAAGAACTAGGGCAAGCTCTTTTCTTTTGGaattaattcacaaaacaaCGTGAAACTCATGAGAAACTATGACAAAACGTAGGTCATGTTGCGCATATGAATAATTAATGCTGTGCATTTAAGCCAAAATGTGTCGTGTCAGTGGGCCAGCGTAGCCAGCGAGCTCGCTGCTTATTTTTCCGCCACAGAGCCATGTTGGACTGACACCATCTGCGTCACAAAGACAGGGCTGTGATCTATTTTGAAGaatgaaattatataatttaatacTGCTAGCCTGTGTGTCAACTTCATGAGTTTATTTTCCTTCAACGGTTGTAACAAACTGTCATTATTTCTGGAAGCAAGCACAGCACATTATTTTGTTAACTCTGTAATTATATGTGAACGCATATTGCCCAACTAATATTTCTTGTGTCTGGATTTCGGTATTTAACGACATCTCCAGTAGCTCTCTCCGGCGAATATTCAGCGGAAACGAGCTAGGCTTGCATAACAATCTTGGCTAAAACTTTATTAATTAGCTGGAGCGGTGTGTGTGATTCCAAGTGTACGTCAGCATGAAAAGTAGACCGCCTACCAAAGGAAAATACAGTAGGCCAACTCTATAGCCAAAACCCCACCACGATTGACCCTCATTTTCTTCCAAACAAAAGTGTTGAGTCATTGGTAAAGATTTTAGTCACGGCGATCTCATTAACCAAAGTTACGGCCTTCTTCATACAAAGAATAGTGGTCGGAATTGCGGTGACTGAACTCGCAGTGTAAATAATACGGACACAAGGGACATAAGACAAGCCGTCACGAAGTTAATACATTAAAATGGCAACTTTTTGCGTTTGTAGGACTGTGGGGTGGCTCTGAAAAGAGCCTTGGAGTTACGGTTTTCTTGTGGGATCGATGCAGGAATTACTTGGCCTTCACTGCCTTCTCGGTCTTCTTTGGGAGCAACACGGCTTGGATGTTCGGTAGTACTCCACCCTGAGCAATTGTGACGCCTCCAAGGAGCTTATTCAACTCTTCATCGTTACGTACCGCCAACTGCAGATGTCTGGGAATGATGCGGGTTTTCTTGTTATCTCGGGCAGCGTTACCAGCCAACTCAAGGATCTCAGCGGTCAGATATTCGAGCACAGCGGCCAGATAAACCGGAGCACCCGCACCAACACGTTCGCCATAGTTTCCTTTACGCAGTAATCGGTGAACGCGACCAACCGGGAACTGGAGCCCAGCCCTCGATGAACGAGTTTTAGCTTTTGCTCTCACTTTTCCACCAGTCTTTCCTCTACCACTCATTTTCAGTATCTAATCACGACAAAGATTAACGCTTCTTACGCGCGAGCGTCTTTCTTATAGCAACACTCTGTTCACCTATTGGCTGAAGCGTTGATGAGTTTTCGTCCAATCATATAGGAAGACATTTTTTCGACGTTGCTCACAGCTCAGTACTTCTGAATTGAATCAAACCCAAGTTTGAAATTTGACATTTCAGCCTTGATAAAatagtttaaatacacagaaacTACAAAGAACCAATCGCATATCAATATATAAAATGAACGTAAAGGCCACGCATTACTTCTATATATCCATCATTGTCCACTGCTTGTTTCATTAGCCTTTGGTGTATATATTTTCTCCATAATTcagagggttttttttggaaagcaacATAACTAGAAATAGCATTCTGGTTAAGAACCAGATTAAACCTTGTTTTCCACAACTTCATTGTCAGGATGTATACAATGGGCCAGATAATGTCCACATCTATACTTGTCTTTATAAATTCCACAAATGATTCCTCCAgtttatttgcatattaataACACAGATTAATAACCAAAACAGATTTTAGCATTGttcattaatattacattatatttcaatTCGTTTTCAAAATGATTAGTATATGTGCACCATTAGATTTCATGTGTCCCGTGTTGCCTTGGGTCAAATACTAACACTAACTGAAACTAGACTAGAATACTACACTAGCTAGATAATTATTGCTATTGCTTATATTTGACAAATTAATTGATTTGTCAACCAACACAAATACAGACGAGATTTTTAGAAGGTAACCATCATTTTGCCATCCATATTTTAAACTCTCTAACCAAACTTGTTTTAATTCGACGACTATCcattttgcttatttatttaaacatatttaacTATCACACACTCTGCGTCATAACCGTGTTAAGCAGGTTGTGCGTACATAAATGCAGTGGATGATTTGGATTTGTATTGttctgattattttattttattttattttatttggctccTATAGCTGCTAGTCAGAGGCTGTGATTCAAGCAGGAATGCCATATATCAGGCTGTGTTCGGCTATATGAATTCGGTTGTATAATAAGCTATTACTAACGTCTCGTCAAGCTAAGACGACCTGATTGAAACCTTGCACAATTGAACCTTGTCGCGCCCAATTAGCCGCCCTTCATACTATGCATTTATTGACTACTGGCCAAACCTACCGAAGTAGTCCAGCAcataaagaacaaaataatgcaaaaactACTGACCTCGAGGTTGGCAATTTAAAATTGTTcttataaatgtatttcaaatgtaTCGTCTTGGCAAACCTTTGTAGACTTTCAATGTCCTCTGAATGGTTCAGCTCAAAAGGTAAAAATCAACCATGAGCCTGTTTGATCACATGGTACCAGTATGGACAAGTTACTTAGTGGGGAGAATAACCTGGGTGCGCTAGTGAATGCCTAAtaaaattatcattttaaaatcatcTTACGGTCTGTGAATTGACAATCTGAAATGTAACTTTATGCTAATGAATACCTATGATCAATTCCGAGTGAACATCATCTTGTCACCAAGGGATAT is part of the Conger conger chromosome 15, fConCon1.1, whole genome shotgun sequence genome and encodes:
- the LOC133112044 gene encoding histone H3, yielding MARTKQTARKSTGGKAPRKQLATKAARKSAPATGGVKKPHRYRPGTVALREIRRYQKSTELLIRKLPFQRLVREIAQDFKTDLRFQSSAVMALQEASEAYLVGLFEDTNLCAIHAKRVTIMPKDIQLARRIRGERA
- the LOC133112066 gene encoding histone H2B-like — encoded protein: MPEQVKSVAKKGSKKAVTKTAGKGGKKRRKSRKESYAIYVYKVLKQVHPDTGISSKAMGIMNSFVNDIFERIAGESSRLAHYNKRSTISSREIQTAVRLLLPGELAKHAVSEGTKAVTKYTSSK
- the LOC133112053 gene encoding histone H2A-like translates to MSGRGKTGGKVRAKAKTRSSRAGLQFPVGRVHRLLRKGNYGERVGAGAPVYLAAVLEYLTAEILELAGNAARDNKKTRIIPRHLQLAVRNDEELNKLLGGVTIAQGGVLPNIQAVLLPKKTEKAVKAK